The genomic stretch TTTAATAAGCCTGATAATTTTAAAAGTGAATTATTAAATAAATAAATTTCCATTTAAACACAATTCATTACAATTGATATAAAATGAATTTTTAGTTTCCTCTTATTACGTTTAAATAGTTAAATCTACATAATAACTAAGGAACGATTAATTTTCCTTAGTTATTATACTTATAAACATTAAACTTTAAATATAAATACTATTTATTAGGGTGTCGCTTTTGTTTAAATTTATAATTTCAGGAGAAATGTTTTTTGCCCTATTTTTATTAGCAGGGTATTTTAAAGAAGCATTTCAATTACCTATAGACCTAACAGCTGCTTTTTTTGTTCTATCAATATTAGTTGCAATTAAAAGGTTGATTCGAACGTTACTTATTAGTAAGGCTAACTATAGAAAAAAACTTATAAGTAAAAAAATTATTACACACTTTGTTCTTTTTTTACTTCTTTTTGGTTTCATCTTGTTTAGCAATTTTTATACTTTAGGATCTAATTATTCAATCCAAAAGACCCTAAAGTTTTCAACACTAACAACTTGGGCTTTCCTTGGTGTATATTTTCTTATTAATAATAAAACCAATTTGCGTAACTTCTTGAAATCTCTAGCAATAATCTCACTAGTTATGGCTTTATATACTGTTAGTGGCCTGAAAGGAAATTCAGATCCAACCGGTGGCTTTACTTCTGTTGCAGGTGATAATTACCTAGGTTTAGGGAGGGCAAGTGGTTTAGGAGCATTAATTTTTATCTCTCTCTACGTTACTGCTAATTCTACAAAGATTAAAAGACTTTTATCTATATGCAGTGTTCTTATCATTATAACGGCTCTATTGTCTTCTGGATCAAGAATGCCATTAATATCATTTATTATTGTTTTGCTTATTGTATTCTTTGCCTCATTTAAAATTCGAAAAGGGCTTATCCATATAAAAAAAGGAACTGGTTATTTCTTAGCTCTTCTTGGCTTAGGAATTGTATCTATCTTATCTTTAGCATCTACTGGTGCTTTTGATACAGTAATAAGAAGAGTAAGCATCCTTTTTACGGAAACAGGGGGAGGAACGTCTGCAGAAGGACGCCTTGAAAGATACGAAACTGCATATGAAGTTTGGACAAACCATCCTTTCTTTGGAACAGGAATTGGAAGTTTTCCTCTTCATTTTAGCGGATTAGATGCGGCAGGTTATCCTCATAACATAATTCTAGAGTTTTTGTCTGAATTGGGGTTAATAGGACTTTTAATTTTCACGCTTTTTATACTTTATCCTATATATATCCTCATAAGGAAGGGTAAAACAACATCAGTTTTTCTGCATTCAGAAATCTTAACCGTCTTATTTTGTTTTAT from Priestia filamentosa encodes the following:
- a CDS encoding O-antigen ligase family protein, which translates into the protein MFKFIISGEMFFALFLLAGYFKEAFQLPIDLTAAFFVLSILVAIKRLIRTLLISKANYRKKLISKKIITHFVLFLLLFGFILFSNFYTLGSNYSIQKTLKFSTLTTWAFLGVYFLINNKTNLRNFLKSLAIISLVMALYTVSGLKGNSDPTGGFTSVAGDNYLGLGRASGLGALIFISLYVTANSTKIKRLLSICSVLIIITALLSSGSRMPLISFIIVLLIVFFASFKIRKGLIHIKKGTGYFLALLGLGIVSILSLASTGAFDTVIRRVSILFTETGGGTSAEGRLERYETAYEVWTNHPFFGTGIGSFPLHFSGLDAAGYPHNIILEFLSELGLIGLLIFTLFILYPIYILIRKGKTTSVFLHSEILTVLFCFMFLFLNACTTGDINDNRLLLTFNSLILISLILHTDNRESSLKT